One stretch of Gigantopelta aegis isolate Gae_Host unplaced genomic scaffold, Gae_host_genome ctg2053_pilon_pilon:::fragment_2, whole genome shotgun sequence DNA includes these proteins:
- the LOC121391292 gene encoding fucolectin-1-like → MEVALVVLYLVALGHGSDTNIALHKSARQSSLYGSGFPSLAVDGKKDQYYGNRSCSHTYHKHNAWWEVDLFGFYEIDRVVVFNRRDCCSHRLRNISIEVFWNDRLKFVNEEPLLCGTYPGTVGVSATIRCPTGVRGRFVKITLYNPNQYLTLCEVQVYGVATPKPGAAFEPLSDISWTSSYPLDRSSMHQCGDTCFRTDTCFAFDYNFQSHECQLVGNDTYTPKGEPWVYFGLRRLIKTPNCH, encoded by the exons GACACGGATCGGACACAAATATTGCTTTACACAAGTCCGCGCGTCAGTCGTCACTGTATGGATCTGGTTTTCCCTCATTGGCGGTTGATGGGAAAAAAGACCAATACTATGGTAACCGAAGCTGTTCCCATACATATCACAAACACAACGCATGGTGGGAAGTGGATCTGTTCGGATTTTACGAGATAGACAGAGTGGTCGTGTTCAACAGAAGGGATTGTTGTT CCCACAGATTGCGCAATATCAGTATCGAAGTGTTTTGGAACGACCGACTTAAGTTCGTAAACGAGGAACCACTTTTGTGCGGCACGTATCCTGGAACAGTTGGTGTCAGTGCCACCATCAGATGTCCGACCGGTGTCCGGGGACGTTTTGTCAAGATAACTCTCTACAACCCGAACCAGTATCTCACCCTGTGTGAAGTACAAGTGTACGGAGTTGCAACACCTAAACCAG gtGCTGCATTTGAACCTCTGTCAGACATCAGCTGGACATCATCCTACCCACTTGACAGGTCCTCCATGCACCAGTGTGGTGACACGTGCTTCAGAACCGACACGTGTTTTGCTTTCGACTACAATTTTCAGTCACACGAGTGTCAGCTGGTTGGCAATGACACATACACCCCTAAAGGAGAACCTTGGGTATATTTTGGCCTCAGGAGACTGATCAAAACGCCTAATTGTCATTAA